In Helicobacter mastomyrinus, a single genomic region encodes these proteins:
- the tyrS gene encoding tyrosine--tRNA ligase has protein sequence MKTQIQEALQEISRGCVEFIGEEYIASLVERFYTTGQRFCVKAGFDPTAPDLHLGHTVLLQKLAIFQRYGGDVKFLIGDFTATIGDPTGKSETRKPLSKEQVAANALTYKEQVFKVLNPTHTEICFNSQWLNELGAAGMITLTSKFSVARMLERDDFTKRYNNQQPISMVEFMYPLLQGYDSVALNCDIELGGNDQKFNLLVGRHLQRAYGLDKEQSVMTMPLLEGLDGVQKMSKSLNNYIGVTESANTMYAKILSISDEMMWRYYELLSSLSLPQIAEIKERVSAGEAHPKAVKEQLALEITTRYHNIDLAKQAKIEFDNVFSKNEIPADIATFKCNSGEWIAKVLVMAKLCESTSQARRDIRAGALKINQQKVNDENLTLLAGEYIIQIGKRRFAKVIIHKGI, from the coding sequence ATGAAAACACAAATACAAGAAGCTCTGCAAGAGATTTCACGAGGTTGTGTGGAATTTATAGGGGAGGAGTATATCGCTAGTTTGGTGGAGCGATTCTATACCACAGGGCAGCGCTTTTGTGTCAAAGCTGGATTTGACCCTACTGCGCCGGATTTGCATTTAGGACACACTGTGCTTTTGCAAAAACTTGCGATATTTCAACGTTATGGAGGCGATGTGAAGTTTCTTATCGGGGATTTTACCGCGACTATTGGCGATCCTACTGGAAAGAGCGAGACAAGAAAGCCTCTTAGCAAGGAGCAAGTAGCAGCAAATGCCCTCACATATAAGGAGCAGGTTTTTAAGGTGCTTAATCCTACGCATACAGAGATTTGTTTTAACTCTCAATGGCTTAATGAGCTAGGTGCAGCAGGAATGATTACCCTTACTTCAAAATTTTCCGTTGCACGTATGCTTGAGCGAGATGATTTTACCAAGCGCTACAACAATCAACAACCCATTTCTATGGTGGAATTTATGTATCCGCTTTTACAAGGCTATGATTCTGTGGCGTTAAATTGTGATATTGAGCTAGGAGGCAATGACCAAAAGTTTAATCTCTTGGTAGGGCGGCATTTGCAAAGGGCATATGGTTTAGACAAAGAGCAATCTGTAATGACTATGCCATTATTAGAGGGACTTGATGGCGTGCAGAAAATGAGTAAATCACTGAATAATTATATTGGCGTTACTGAATCTGCAAATACAATGTATGCGAAGATTCTAAGCATAAGTGATGAGATGATGTGGCGATATTATGAACTCCTCTCCTCACTCTCACTGCCCCAAATTGCAGAGATTAAAGAGCGAGTAAGTGCAGGAGAAGCACATCCTAAAGCAGTAAAAGAACAGCTCGCTTTAGAGATAACTACACGTTATCATAACATTGATTTAGCAAAACAAGCTAAAATAGAATTTGACAATGTCTTTAGTAAAAATGAAATTCCCGCTGATATAGCGACATTTAAATGTAATAGTGGTGAGTGGATAGCCAAAGTGCTTGTGATGGCTAAACTTTGTGAATCTACCTCGCAAGCTCGTAGAGATATACGTGCAGGAGCATTGAAAATCAATCAGCAAAAGGTAAATGATGAGAATCTTACTTTATTAGCGGGGGAATACATTATCCAAATTGGCAAAAGACGTTTTGCAAAAGTGATTATTCATAAGGGGATATAA
- a CDS encoding nitronate monooxygenase produces the protein MGLKPLKIGKHTIKYPIFQGGMGVGISWDRLAGNVSKEGALGIISAVGTGYYQKMQFVEKITNSKPFEAINFYSKQALNEIFKNARKICGDKPLGANILYAINEYGRVVRDACEAGANIIVTGAGLPTNMPEFTKNFPDVALVPIVSSAKALRIICKRWMDRYARIPDAVVVEGPLSGGHQGFSYEDCFKEEYQLENVLPQVVDEAQKWGSIPVIAAGGIWDRNDINRMMALGASGVQMGTRWLGSQECDAIAYRDLMPSVKKEDIELVKSPVGYPARAVKTGIFEAMAQGDAPKIRCISNCVSPCHRGVEAKKVGYCIADSLGRGYMGDRNYGLYFTGANGYRIQKIQPVREIIAELVQD, from the coding sequence ATGGGATTAAAACCGCTCAAAATAGGAAAACACACGATTAAATACCCGATTTTTCAAGGGGGTATGGGTGTAGGTATCAGCTGGGATAGACTTGCTGGAAATGTCTCCAAAGAGGGTGCATTAGGCATTATCAGTGCAGTTGGCACAGGATATTATCAAAAAATGCAATTTGTCGAAAAAATTACCAATTCTAAGCCTTTTGAGGCGATTAATTTTTATTCAAAACAAGCTTTAAATGAGATTTTTAAAAATGCACGTAAAATCTGTGGTGATAAGCCCTTAGGAGCAAATATACTCTATGCGATTAATGAATATGGGCGAGTTGTGCGAGATGCGTGTGAAGCGGGGGCGAATATCATTGTAACAGGTGCGGGATTGCCCACCAATATGCCTGAATTTACCAAAAACTTCCCCGATGTAGCCCTTGTGCCTATCGTCTCTTCAGCAAAGGCATTAAGGATTATTTGTAAACGTTGGATGGATAGATATGCAAGAATCCCCGATGCGGTAGTAGTAGAAGGACCTTTGAGTGGCGGACATCAAGGCTTTAGCTATGAGGATTGCTTTAAAGAAGAATATCAGCTTGAAAATGTCCTACCGCAAGTGGTTGATGAAGCGCAAAAATGGGGAAGTATCCCTGTTATAGCCGCTGGAGGTATTTGGGATAGAAACGATATTAATAGAATGATGGCTTTGGGTGCAAGCGGAGTACAGATGGGGACTCGTTGGCTTGGTTCCCAAGAATGCGATGCCATAGCGTATAGAGATTTAATGCCTTCTGTCAAAAAAGAAGATATTGAGCTTGTAAAATCACCTGTGGGCTATCCTGCTCGCGCTGTGAAAACAGGGATTTTTGAAGCAATGGCACAGGGTGATGCACCAAAGATTCGCTGCATTAGCAACTGCGTGTCGCCTTGTCATCGGGGTGTAGAGGCAAAGAAAGTGGGTTATTGTATAGCGGATTCCTTAGGGCGTGGATATATGGGAGATAGAAATTATGGCTTGTATTTTACAGGGGCAAATGGATATAGAATCCAAAAGATTCAGCCTGTGAGGGAAATTATTGCTGAATTGGTCCAAGATTAG
- a CDS encoding N-acetylmuramoyl-L-alanine amidase produces the protein MWRIAVSLCLIMICLWGEHRIVRMVPFGDGSLKIVFTQDISDLTWQVKKLQDNKSFIDFEANLTIPRRNFIFKDNSTLQVAQNTPQIVRIVITTQPKLTYEIVKEKENLYVFIKPKTDTKEAQQTNLKQPKDTPQKQPIAKPNEKNSSIKPTPQKPKKEQIAQDTAQSKQNTPAPSKVGNGKKIVVDAGHGGKDCGTKSVENVCEKIIVLSVAKILKDELKNRGYTVYMTRDSDVYIDLRKRTEFANAKNADLFISIHANSIPKDSAKTPSGVETYFLSPARSERAEQVAKAENQGDIETMSHFATRSFLNTISAYHIVASHKLAIEIQSGILNEVRRQHNTHDGAVREGPFWVLAGALMPSVLIEIGYASHKLEGKLIAKKEYQKLVAIGMADGIDGYFLRNH, from the coding sequence ATGTGGAGGATTGCGGTAAGTTTATGCCTTATAATGATATGTTTATGGGGTGAGCATCGCATTGTGAGAATGGTTCCCTTTGGTGATGGGAGTCTTAAGATTGTTTTTACTCAAGACATTAGCGATTTAACTTGGCAAGTTAAAAAACTACAAGATAATAAGAGTTTTATAGACTTTGAAGCCAATCTCACTATCCCGCGCCGTAATTTTATTTTCAAAGATAATTCCACTTTGCAAGTAGCTCAAAATACCCCACAAATCGTGCGTATAGTGATTACTACACAACCAAAATTAACTTATGAGATTGTAAAGGAAAAAGAGAATCTCTATGTGTTTATTAAACCAAAAACAGACACTAAAGAAGCACAACAAACTAATCTAAAACAGCCCAAAGACACTCCGCAAAAGCAGCCAATAGCAAAGCCCAATGAAAAGAACTCATCCATAAAACCAACTCCTCAAAAGCCCAAAAAAGAGCAAATAGCTCAAGATACTGCACAATCCAAGCAGAATACCCCTGCCCCATCAAAGGTTGGCAATGGTAAAAAGATAGTTGTTGATGCAGGGCATGGTGGTAAGGATTGTGGCACAAAAAGCGTAGAAAATGTGTGCGAGAAAATTATCGTGCTAAGTGTGGCAAAGATTCTCAAAGATGAGCTAAAAAATCGTGGCTATACAGTATATATGACACGCGATAGTGATGTCTATATTGACCTACGTAAGCGCACAGAGTTTGCCAATGCCAAAAATGCAGACTTGTTTATATCCATACACGCAAATTCTATCCCCAAAGATTCAGCTAAAACACCAAGCGGAGTGGAAACATACTTCCTTTCTCCTGCGCGAAGTGAGCGAGCTGAACAAGTAGCCAAAGCAGAAAACCAAGGTGATATAGAGACGATGAGCCACTTTGCAACGCGATCATTTTTGAATACCATTAGTGCTTATCATATTGTCGCTTCACATAAACTTGCTATTGAGATTCAATCTGGCATTCTTAATGAGGTAAGGAGACAGCATAATACGCACGATGGAGCCGTGAGAGAGGGACCATTTTGGGTATTAGCTGGTGCGCTTATGCCTTCTGTTTTAATCGAAATTGGCTATGCATCACATAAGCTTGAGGGAAAACTGATTGCCAAAAAGGAATATCAAAAGCTTGTCGCCATAGGTATGGCTGATGGTATAGATGGATATTTTTTAAGGAATCATTAA
- the hisA gene encoding 1-(5-phosphoribosyl)-5-[(5-phosphoribosylamino)methylideneamino]imidazole-4-carboxamide isomerase, translating into MALDIYPAIDLKDGKAVRLFKGNMQSATIYGEALDFAKKFADMGAKYLHIVDLDGAFAGKPQNLRVIENIVQNTALKVQLGGGIRNEETIRLYTQMGVSRLILGSIALTHWEFVKEMAQGYPIAVGIDARNGKVAAQGWAEESAMDSKDLAQQFAGSPVQAIICTDINRDGALSGINISFTQDVACHSGIYTIASGGFANVDELEILNKNPHISGVIIGKAFYEGKIDLKRALSIYAK; encoded by the coding sequence ATGGCACTTGATATTTATCCTGCGATTGATTTAAAAGATGGAAAAGCAGTGAGGCTTTTTAAGGGCAATATGCAGAGTGCTACGATTTATGGTGAAGCATTGGATTTTGCTAAAAAGTTTGCTGATATGGGTGCGAAATATTTGCATATCGTGGATTTAGATGGGGCATTTGCAGGTAAGCCACAAAATCTAAGAGTGATAGAGAATATCGTGCAAAACACAGCACTTAAGGTGCAGCTTGGAGGGGGGATTCGCAATGAGGAAACGATTAGGCTTTACACACAAATGGGGGTGTCAAGGCTCATACTTGGCTCCATAGCACTAACACATTGGGAATTTGTCAAAGAAATGGCACAGGGTTATCCCATAGCTGTGGGTATTGACGCACGTAATGGCAAAGTAGCAGCACAGGGCTGGGCAGAAGAGAGTGCTATGGATTCAAAGGATTTAGCACAACAATTCGCAGGTAGTCCGGTGCAGGCTATTATCTGCACGGATATTAATCGCGATGGGGCATTAAGCGGGATTAATATATCTTTTACCCAAGACGTTGCCTGTCATAGTGGCATTTATACTATTGCAAGTGGAGGATTTGCAAATGTTGATGAACTAGAGATTCTTAATAAGAATCCACATATCAGCGGTGTTATCATAGGAAAAGCATTTTATGAGGGAAAAATTGACCTTAAAAGAGCCTTAAGTATCTATGCTAAATAG
- a CDS encoding DMT family transporter: MFYIIAFCIGVALAIQAPINAALSKSLSNASLVAALISFSIGTLCLCLLAYAYGMLNTHTLKATLHQEWWKYLGGFLGAFAVFGTILLSPKIGLANMFLLIILGQILTSSVLDHLGAFGLPIKSLSLHKIIGLLIIVAGLFVFFYKDIFKIHT, from the coding sequence ATGTTTTATATTATTGCATTTTGCATAGGAGTAGCCCTAGCAATACAGGCACCGATTAATGCGGCTTTGAGCAAATCACTTTCAAATGCTTCTTTAGTTGCTGCTCTTATTTCTTTTAGCATAGGGACATTGTGTTTATGTCTTTTAGCATACGCTTATGGTATGCTCAATACCCATACGCTAAAGGCAACTTTACATCAAGAATGGTGGAAATATTTAGGTGGATTTTTAGGGGCGTTTGCTGTATTTGGCACAATACTTTTATCCCCGAAAATTGGACTTGCTAATATGTTTTTACTCATCATCTTGGGACAGATTCTCACAAGCTCGGTGCTTGATCATTTAGGTGCGTTTGGCTTGCCTATCAAAAGCCTTTCATTGCATAAGATTATAGGCTTGCTTATCATCGTCGCAGGACTTTTTGTATTTTTTTACAAGGATATATTCAAAATTCATACATAA
- the cas9 gene encoding type II CRISPR RNA-guided endonuclease Cas9 (Cas9, originally named Csn1, is the large, multifunctional signature protein of type II CRISPR/Cas systems. It is well known even to general audiences because its RNA-guided endonuclease activity has made it a popular tool for custom editing of eukaryotic genomes.): protein MKVLGFDIGITSIGWAYVEGNELQDCGVRIFTQAENPKTGAPLALPRREARSTRRRLARRKGRLYALKQLICKEFGLNVDDYLSDDGDLPKAYVNTKDTKSPYELRTLALTQRLEHKDLARVILHIAKHRGYGNKHAREMDNAKQSENGKIKAAIEANKRILDEKGYKSVGEYLYKTFYQQERSDSEKKGSTNSKEFQNVRNRGEGYYQRCVAQSELKAELELILHTQNTLGVRLAEDFCQKIIDIAFYQRELKDFSDKVGKCVFYEEENRAAKNTLSAMEFIALTRIINTLQSISKQSGEVYGKDMITQILHIVLEKGEISYKALREILQLPESMRFPKDSKLDYTKELSVAEKAAFIEFKNFKAFKKALSGSFDGLLRMDLDEIATYITLIKDKIKLKSALERYALADTQKESLSTLSFAGHINLSLKALEQILPFMREGLKYDEAVRQAGLKEWRKRAQKDNLLSPLNEYEPYLANPVVARAMSEYRKVLNSLLKKYGQMHKIHIEFTREVGRSFKERNNIIKEQREQFAKNEKAKKQCEILGLPLSAINILKVKLWLEQGEFCVYSGEKITRAHLLNSQILQIDHIYPYSRSFDDSYLNKVLCFTKENQNKHNKTPFEAFGGDTKKWEQIKSYSLKLPKPKQRRICNEHFVEKESGFIPRNLNDTSYIARLCANWTKDCLEFLPLSESEVTISGEKGSKVHIEVVSGNLTAMLRHYWGLGEKDRDNHLHHAFDAIIIAFSNAKMMKAFSDFKKQRELNRARFYAKEMAEADYKKQKVFFEPMAYFRERVLAKVDPIFVSKPPRKRARGALHEEKFYSFGDKALMKQYGGQKGIEKAIALGKIRRIGTKIVKNGNMVRVDIFKHKQNGKFYGVPIYTMDFALGILPNKAVVSGKDKEEVIKDWLEMDNSYEFCFSLFKDDLILVQKKDMEKAELCYFISFDSALAQIQVEKHNNKLEGLSDNEKLLYTNATKEKVVGKSIGIQNLKIFEKYQVSSLGEVQKADFTPRQNIALKLSPKYKKRG from the coding sequence ATGAAGGTCTTAGGATTTGATATAGGGATTACAAGCATTGGTTGGGCGTATGTAGAGGGTAATGAGTTGCAAGATTGCGGAGTGAGAATCTTCACCCAAGCAGAAAATCCAAAAACAGGAGCACCTTTAGCATTGCCAAGACGGGAGGCACGAAGCACAAGACGGAGATTAGCACGTAGAAAAGGCAGACTTTATGCCTTAAAACAGCTGATATGCAAGGAATTTGGCTTGAATGTGGATGATTATTTAAGCGATGATGGAGATTTACCAAAGGCTTATGTCAATACCAAAGACACCAAAAGCCCCTATGAATTGCGCACTTTAGCCCTCACACAAAGACTAGAACACAAAGATTTGGCTAGAGTGATATTGCATATCGCTAAACACCGCGGCTATGGGAACAAACACGCAAGGGAAATGGATAATGCTAAGCAAAGTGAAAATGGCAAGATTAAGGCTGCCATTGAAGCAAACAAACGTATTTTGGACGAAAAAGGCTACAAAAGTGTGGGTGAATATCTCTATAAAACATTTTATCAGCAAGAACGAAGTGATAGTGAGAAAAAAGGTAGCACAAATAGTAAAGAATTTCAAAATGTGCGTAATAGAGGCGAAGGTTATTATCAACGTTGTGTAGCACAAAGTGAGCTCAAAGCAGAACTAGAACTGATTTTGCATACACAAAATACATTGGGTGTGAGACTAGCTGAGGATTTTTGCCAAAAAATTATAGATATTGCCTTTTATCAGCGTGAGTTAAAGGATTTTAGCGATAAGGTAGGTAAATGTGTGTTTTATGAGGAGGAAAATCGTGCAGCTAAAAATACTCTAAGTGCGATGGAGTTTATCGCCCTTACACGCATTATTAACACCTTGCAATCTATCAGTAAGCAAAGTGGTGAAGTCTATGGTAAAGATATGATTACACAAATTTTACACATCGTGCTTGAAAAAGGAGAGATAAGCTATAAGGCATTGCGTGAGATATTGCAATTGCCTGAATCTATGCGATTTCCTAAAGATTCTAAACTTGATTATACTAAAGAGTTAAGCGTGGCAGAAAAGGCGGCATTTATTGAGTTTAAGAATTTTAAAGCATTCAAAAAGGCTTTGAGTGGGAGCTTTGATGGGCTTTTACGTATGGATTTAGATGAGATAGCTACATATATCACGCTCATTAAGGATAAGATCAAGCTAAAAAGCGCCCTAGAGCGATATGCTCTCGCTGATACACAAAAAGAATCTTTAAGCACACTAAGCTTTGCAGGGCATATTAACCTTAGCCTCAAGGCATTAGAGCAGATTCTGCCTTTTATGCGGGAGGGGTTAAAATACGATGAGGCTGTGCGACAAGCGGGACTAAAAGAATGGAGAAAGAGGGCGCAAAAAGATAATCTATTATCACCGCTCAATGAATATGAACCTTATTTGGCAAATCCCGTTGTGGCAAGGGCGATGAGTGAGTATCGCAAGGTGCTAAATAGCTTACTTAAGAAATATGGGCAGATGCATAAGATTCATATTGAATTTACACGCGAGGTAGGCAGGAGTTTTAAAGAGCGAAACAATATTATAAAGGAGCAAAGGGAACAATTTGCTAAAAATGAGAAGGCAAAAAAGCAATGTGAGATTCTAGGGCTGCCCCTTAGTGCGATAAATATTCTTAAAGTGAAGCTATGGCTAGAGCAGGGGGAGTTTTGCGTGTATAGTGGGGAGAAAATTACTAGAGCGCATTTACTTAACTCTCAAATACTGCAAATTGACCATATTTACCCTTATTCGCGTAGTTTTGATGATAGCTATTTGAATAAGGTGCTTTGCTTTACGAAGGAAAATCAAAATAAGCACAACAAGACGCCTTTTGAAGCCTTTGGGGGAGATACAAAGAAATGGGAGCAAATCAAAAGCTACTCGCTGAAGCTCCCCAAGCCAAAGCAGCGCAGAATCTGCAATGAACATTTTGTAGAAAAAGAGAGTGGCTTTATCCCTAGGAATCTCAATGACACAAGCTATATTGCAAGGCTTTGTGCGAATTGGACGAAGGATTGCTTAGAATTTTTGCCTTTAAGTGAAAGTGAAGTAACCATCTCCGGAGAAAAGGGCAGCAAAGTGCATATAGAGGTAGTAAGTGGGAATCTCACGGCGATGCTAAGGCATTATTGGGGATTGGGGGAAAAAGATAGGGATAATCACCTCCACCACGCATTTGATGCGATTATTATTGCCTTTAGTAATGCAAAAATGATGAAAGCTTTTAGCGATTTTAAAAAGCAGCGAGAGCTGAATAGAGCGAGATTCTACGCCAAAGAAATGGCAGAGGCTGACTACAAAAAGCAAAAAGTATTTTTTGAGCCTATGGCGTATTTTAGGGAAAGGGTATTGGCAAAGGTGGATCCTATCTTTGTTTCTAAGCCTCCGCGAAAACGTGCTAGAGGGGCATTGCACGAGGAGAAATTTTATTCTTTTGGTGATAAGGCTTTAATGAAACAATATGGCGGACAAAAGGGTATAGAAAAGGCAATAGCACTGGGCAAAATCCGCCGCATTGGCACAAAAATCGTTAAAAATGGCAATATGGTGCGTGTAGATATTTTCAAACATAAGCAAAATGGCAAATTCTATGGTGTGCCTATCTATACAATGGACTTTGCATTAGGAATCTTGCCTAATAAAGCGGTAGTAAGCGGGAAAGACAAGGAGGAAGTCATTAAAGATTGGCTAGAGATGGATAATTCCTACGAATTTTGCTTTAGCCTCTTTAAAGATGATTTAATCTTAGTGCAGAAAAAGGATATGGAAAAGGCAGAATTATGCTACTTTATAAGCTTTGATTCTGCTTTAGCACAGATTCAAGTTGAAAAGCATAATAATAAACTTGAGGGCTTAAGCGACAATGAAAAGTTGCTTTATACCAATGCGACAAAGGAAAAAGTCGTGGGAAAAAGCATAGGGATTCAAAACCTTAAAATTTTTGAAAAATATCAAGTATCCTCTTTGGGTGAAGTGCAAAAGGCAGATTTTACTCCGCGCCAAAATATCGCGCTTAAATTAAGTCCAAAATATAAGAAAAGGGGCTAG
- the cas1 gene encoding type II CRISPR-associated endonuclease Cas1, with product MTLLHRQKSFATLVDSSHLPSGIFMPFLGHFKSLTILQHQIQLSKQAKAILWQHIIKSKIHNQALLLQMQQREEFKALESLAKGVKLADSTHNEAKAASLYFKALFGKDFSRKVQIFEDTQIGLINAALNYGYAIVRGMIVRSLCASGLNPALGINHKNQFNAFNLADDLIEPYRVFVDSLVVEMYQGGELDTTLSLENRVRLAGVLSAAVMVEGKCYPLNRGSVMSVQSLASAIQKSTFTLRLPIFCKDKSNGRYIYESASDV from the coding sequence TTGACGCTCTTGCACAGGCAAAAATCATTTGCTACACTTGTTGATAGCTCTCACTTGCCTAGCGGTATCTTTATGCCATTTTTGGGGCATTTTAAAAGCCTCACTATCTTACAGCACCAAATTCAGCTTAGCAAACAAGCTAAGGCAATACTTTGGCAGCACATCATCAAATCAAAGATTCATAATCAAGCCTTGCTCCTACAAATGCAACAAAGAGAAGAGTTTAAAGCATTAGAATCTCTAGCCAAGGGAGTGAAACTCGCAGATAGCACTCATAACGAAGCAAAAGCAGCCTCTCTATACTTTAAGGCACTTTTTGGGAAAGACTTTAGCCGCAAGGTGCAAATCTTTGAGGATACGCAGATAGGGCTTATAAATGCTGCGCTTAATTATGGCTATGCGATTGTGAGGGGTATGATTGTGCGAAGTCTTTGTGCGAGCGGGCTAAATCCTGCATTAGGGATTAATCATAAAAATCAATTTAACGCATTTAATCTTGCTGATGATCTGATAGAGCCTTATCGTGTTTTTGTAGATTCACTTGTAGTAGAGATGTATCAAGGTGGGGAGCTTGACACAACCTTGAGTCTTGAAAATCGTGTAAGGTTAGCAGGGGTCTTAAGTGCAGCAGTGATGGTAGAAGGCAAGTGCTATCCGCTTAATCGTGGGAGTGTGATGAGTGTGCAGAGCCTTGCATCTGCTATTCAAAAAAGCACATTTACCTTAAGGCTACCAATATTTTGCAAGGACAAATCCAATGGAAGATATATTTATGAGAGTGCTAGTGATGTTTGA
- the cas2 gene encoding CRISPR-associated endonuclease Cas2 yields the protein MEDIFMRVLVMFDMPTYTKKERKLYAKFRKYLIQDGFIMLQYSVYMRICKGVISANHHLDKISLIVPPKGHIRGLILTEKQFDNMRLLLGKPNDNQKANEPKQLTLF from the coding sequence ATGGAAGATATATTTATGAGAGTGCTAGTGATGTTTGATATGCCAACATACACCAAGAAAGAGAGGAAGCTTTATGCTAAGTTTCGCAAATATCTTATACAAGATGGTTTTATAATGCTTCAATACAGCGTATATATGAGAATCTGTAAAGGTGTTATAAGCGCTAATCATCATTTAGATAAGATAAGTCTTATCGTACCTCCCAAGGGGCACATTCGGGGTTTAATCCTCACAGAAAAGCAATTTGATAATATGCGGCTTTTACTTGGCAAACCAAATGATAACCAAAAAGCCAATGAACCTAAACAGCTCACGCTTTTTTGA
- a CDS encoding YopX family protein, giving the protein MRVSNLDFRIWDTKEKKHIKDNFNIFSVLGEYIAKNRPKAERTLEIELWTGYKDKEGRKIYEGDIIEDVSVKPEPIKWQVAISKDTNRMIANIPVKHFELSFKGDNLIYARIVSNIHLPQEDK; this is encoded by the coding sequence ATGAGAGTAAGCAACTTAGACTTTAGAATCTGGGATACTAAAGAAAAAAAACACATCAAAGATAACTTCAATATCTTTTCAGTGCTTGGCGAATATATCGCCAAAAACCGACCTAAGGCGGAGCGCACTCTTGAAATTGAACTATGGACAGGTTATAAAGATAAAGAGGGGCGCAAAATATATGAAGGCGATATCATAGAAGATGTATCAGTGAAACCCGAGCCTATCAAATGGCAAGTCGCCATAAGCAAAGACACAAACAGAATGATTGCCAATATTCCAGTGAAGCATTTTGAGCTATCTTTTAAAGGGGATAACTTGATATATGCTAGAATTGTAAGCAATATCCATCTACCTCAAGAAGATAAATGA
- the miaA gene encoding tRNA (adenosine(37)-N6)-dimethylallyltransferase MiaA codes for MNKLIAILGSSGSGKSALAHRVALEYDCEIFSLDALSIYKYIDIASAKPTPLEQSQVRYHAISLLEPHQRSNAMLFANLLAQAIAQLPPSKPLLIVGGSSFFLKSIIEGLSPMPPLESCKEWVDSLGSLSAQYMALQEIDEKYAKSLSPTDTYRIHKALALFKATAIPPSTYFATHKKIPFAHHIEIFVLEREREALRERIALRCEKMIESGIVEETRLVLESYGAQAPALQAIGTKECVAFLQGEIDSLEALKEQIYFHTCQLAKRQRTFNRTQFSQVTHLEEEVLEEALARYLLQIP; via the coding sequence ATGAATAAACTCATCGCCATACTTGGGAGCAGTGGCAGCGGGAAGAGTGCCTTAGCCCACCGCGTGGCTTTAGAGTATGATTGCGAGATTTTTAGCCTTGATGCTTTAAGTATTTATAAATACATTGACATTGCTTCGGCTAAACCTACGCCATTAGAGCAATCGCAAGTGCGCTATCACGCCATTAGCCTCCTAGAGCCCCATCAAAGAAGCAATGCAATGCTTTTTGCGAATCTGCTTGCACAGGCTATCGCACAGCTTCCACCTAGTAAGCCACTACTAATTGTAGGGGGAAGTAGCTTTTTTCTTAAAAGCATTATAGAGGGTTTAAGCCCTATGCCACCTTTAGAATCTTGTAAAGAATGGGTAGATTCTCTAGGTTCTCTCTCCGCGCAATATATGGCATTGCAGGAAATTGATGAAAAATATGCTAAGAGCCTCTCTCCTACTGATACATACAGAATCCACAAAGCCCTAGCCCTTTTCAAAGCCACAGCTATACCCCCTAGCACATATTTTGCCACACACAAAAAAATACCTTTTGCCCATCATATTGAGATTTTTGTATTAGAACGCGAACGTGAAGCATTGAGAGAGCGTATCGCTCTACGGTGTGAAAAAATGATAGAAAGCGGCATTGTGGAGGAAACGCGCCTTGTTTTAGAATCCTATGGCGCACAAGCCCCTGCACTACAAGCTATTGGCACAAAGGAATGTGTAGCATTTTTACAAGGGGAGATAGATTCACTTGAAGCCCTAAAGGAGCAAATATATTTCCACACTTGCCAACTTGCCAAACGCCAACGCACTTTCAACCGCACACAATTCTCCCAAGTCACGCATTTAGAAGAAGAGGTATTAGAGGAGGCATTGGCAAGATATCTCTTACAAATTCCATAG